ATCAGCTGCGCGTGCATCTGGCGAGCCAGGGCTGCCCGATCATTGGCGATCCGAAATACGGCGACCATGACCGAGACGACCTGTTCAATGGAAAACATCTGGAACCGAAGGCCCGTTTGGTGACTCGAATGTTCCTTCATGCCTGGCAGCTCCGCTGCCAGCACCCCAAGACGCAGGAGACCCTGCAATTGGTGGCCCCTTTGGACAACGAATTTTTAAATGCTCTGAAACTTCTTGAATTGGATTTGCCTTGATGCAATCGCTTGGTGCTGTGGAGTTGGTCATTTTTGACTGGGATGGAACTGTGGTGGATTCAACACCAACGATCACTCAGGCGATATTGAATGCCTGTCGCGACATTGGTGTGGGTGTGCCTGCCGAGCAAGATGCCAGCTGGGTCATTGGCCTGGGCTTGCAAGATGCGCTGTCGCGCATTGCACCGAATTTGTCAGCGGATCAGCAGGCCAGGCTAACGGACCGGTTTCGTTTTCATTACCTGTCGCATGACAAGGCGCTGCGGCCCTTTCCGGGCATGACTGCTGTGTTTGATCACTTAAAAGAAGCAGGGCTGCCGCTTGCCGTGGCGACCGGAAAATCCCGTGTGGGGCTTGAGCGTGCCTTTGATGCCACCAGCACACGGCATTACTTTGATACGTCGCGCTGCGCCGATGAGACGGACCCAAAGCCGGCCCCCACCATGGTCTTGGAAATTTGTGAAGAGCTTTCTATTTCCCCAGCCGCGGCCCTGGTGATTGGTGACACAACCCATGATATTTTGATGGCCCAGTCTGCTGGCGCATCGGCATTGGCCGTGGGTTATGGCGCCCATCAGACACAGGACTTATTACAGGCCAAGCCATTGGGCTGCATGCAATCGGTCACTGAACTTCAGAATTGGATTCGGCAATGGATAACGACTTAATCGAAAAAGTATTACTGGCCAATGTGCAAGAGCAGCGTCGCTCGCGGCGGTGGGCAAACTTCTGGCGTTTTGCAAGCTTCTCGTTGATTTTGTTGGTGGCACTCTTTTCGTTTTTTGGTGGCGGCAGCACCTCGATGCCACACCCCACCACGCGGCATACCGCCATGATCAATCTTAAGGGTGTGATTGCCAGTGATAGCAAGGCCAGTGCCGATGTCATGACGGCTTCACTTCGTGATGCATTTGAAAACAAACATGCGGCAGGAATCGTGCTGCGGGTCAACAGCCCTGGGGGTAGTCCGGTCCAATCCGGCATCGTATTTGATGAGATCCGCCGATTAAAAGCCATTCACAAAGACAAGCCTGTGATTGCGGTGGTGGAAGATGTCGCCGCATCGGGCGGCTATTACGTGGCTGCAGCAGCAGATTCCATTTATGTCGATAAGGCCAGCCTGGTTGGCTCAATAGGTGTGCGAATGGACGGCTTTGGCTTTACCGATGCCATGAAAAAACTTGGCGTGGAGCGCCGCTTGTTAACGGCAGGTGAGAACAAGGCATTGTTGGATCCTTTTCTTCCTGTGGATCCAAAACAAAAGGCTGCCGTGCAGTCGATGTTGGGCGAAGTCCATCAACAATTCATTACTGCGGTAAAGCAGGGCCGTGGGGATCGTTTGAAACCAAATCCCGACATGTTTACTGGCATGGTCTGGACGGGTGCGCGCAGTATTGAACTGGGCCTGACCGACGCATTTGGAACGGTCGACTCGGTGGCCCGAGATGTGATCAAGGCAGAAGAGGTGGTGGATTACACCCTGCAGCCTACACTGGCAGAACGATTGGCAGACCGTTTTGGTGCGGGTCTTGGCGATGCAGTTGCCAAGGCCATGCTGCGTTGGTCAATCTACTAAATCGGTTGGCTGTGCGCGTTTAGTGCGCAGTTGTTATTGCGCAGCCAAAGGGTCCACGCCAAGCTGGCGTAATCGAGCCGACAGCGTAATCAGCGGCAGTCCCACCAGGGCGGTGGGGTCACTTCCGGTAAAAGATTCCATCAGTGTGATGCCAAGTCCTTCAGATTTAGCCGAGCCAGCGCAGTCGAAAGGCTGTTCCAGCGCGATGTAGCGTTTGAGATGTGCATCGCTCAGTTCTTGCGCGCTACGGAACTTCACTCGGATGGTGACCACATCGGAAAAACTTTTCTTGCCGCCCTCGGCCATGACACACATTGCGGTGTGAAACTCCGAGACATTGCCCCGTTGGCGTTGGAGTTGTTCTAAAGCAGTGGCCGCATTGCCCGGTTTGTCGAGTCGGTAATCACCGCAGCAGGCCACCTGGTCTGAGCCAATGACGATGGCCTCTGGTGCGTTCACCGAAATGACGCGGGCTTTTTCTTTGGCCAGACGAATTGCCGTGTCCACAAACCCTTCGCCTGACAGTGGCGATTCATCAATGTCAGGACTCAAGGTCTCAAACGGCAGGCCCAATCGCGAGAGCAGGGCTTTCCGGTAGGGGCTTGAGGAAGCAAGGATGATTCTTGTTGTCATGGCGTGCGCTTGTAAGCCGGTTTGAACACGGTTAAGGTTTGCGCATTATGAGTCCCAAATCTGAACACACGCCCGAGACGAATTTTCGGGTCGATCTGCATCTGAGCGCCCCGGTCTTGGAAAAAGCACTTAGCCTTGGCCGCTTACCTGCCAAAGGGGCGCTTGGCCTATCGGCACTCCCCCGGCTTGAAAATGAGGTGCTTGGCGTGGATGGCCCGGTGTCTTGGGCCTTTGCTCCCGACGCCAAGGTGCCCGGTCCTGGCCGCCGCCGCAGGCGCTGGTGGTTGACGGTTCAGGCGGGCCTGGTCTGCACCTGCGAGCGCTGCCTGACCCCCGTTCATTTGAGCCTTTCAACGCGGCGCGGTTTTGAATTCTGCGAGTCTGCCGCCCAGGCCGATGCCCAGTCCTTGCGACTGGAAGAGGCGGAACTCGAGGCGGATCCCGATATTGAGCTGGTGGACTACCTGTCCCCGGAAGATGAGATGACGATCGCCAAGCTGGTCGAGGACGAGCTTTTGCTGAATTTGCCGATGGCACCCAAGCACGATGGTTGTAAGTTGCCGGCAGAGCTGGCCGGCCCCGGGGATAGCGGGGACGCCGTGTCCCGTGGTCTGGCGTCTGCGCCAGAGTCGGCCGAGCCCGAGGTGGTTCGGCCGTTTTTGGGGCTTAAAGACCTGCTGAAGAAACGCTAAAACCCAAAAATGTCTTATAATTCAAGGTTTTCCGGAGTCCCAACATGGCTGTCCAACAAAATAAGAAGTCGCCGTCTAAGCGCGGCATGCATCGTGCCCACGATTTCCTGACCAACCCGCCAACTGCGGTTGAACCCACCACGGGCGAAGTCCATCTGCGTCACCACATCAGCCCGTCTGGCTACTATCGCGGCAAGAAAGTCGTCAAAACGAAAGACGTTGCCTGATTTGACTTCCCAGGGGGTCTGCGTTGCCGTCGATTGCATGGGCGGCGACCACGGTCTACCGACCACAATTCCAGCGGTCCTTGCTTTTCTGGGTGAAAGCCCAGAAAACAGGGTCCTATTGGTTGGTTTAGAGCCCCAAGTCTCACAGGCCCTCGCGGCCCAATCCGTCTCGGCGAGTCTTCGCAGCCGGATTGAAATTCTGGCCGCCGACGAAGTGGTGGCCATGGATGATCCACCGGCCATTGCGCTTCGGAATAAGCGCCGCTCCTCCATGCGGCTTGCTATCGAAGCCGTGAAAGAGGGCCGTGCCCAGGCCGCCATTAGTGCCGGCAACACGGGTGCCTTAATGGCGATCGCCCGCTACGTTTTAAAAACGATCGAGGGTATTGATCGCCCGGCGATTGCCACCGCGCTACCGAATCGCACTGGCGGTGTCACCACCATGCTGGATCTGGGGGCCAATGTGGATTGCAGTGCAGATCATCTGCTGCAGTTTGCGCTCATGGGGTCGGCCTTGGTGTCAGTGATTGACTGCAAAGAGCGGCCCTCGGTTGGTTTGCTGAATGTTGGCGAAGAAGTCATCAAGGGCAACGACACCGTCAAGCTCGCCGGTGAAATGTTGCGTGCTAGCCATCTGAATTTTTACGGTAATGTCGAGGGCGACGATATCTTCAAAGGCACCACCGATGTGATTGTCTGTGATGGCTTTGTTGGCAATGTGGCGTTGAAGACTTCCGAAGGCCTTGCCCAGATGTTGCGCAGCTTTATTAAAGAAGAATTCACACGAACAATTTGGACCAAGGTCATGGCCATGATTGCCTCGCCGGTGCTGAAGCGTTTTTCGCGCCGGGTGGATCATCGTCGCTACAACGGCGCATCGCTTTTGGGTCTGCGCGGTATTGTTATCAAAAGTCACGGTTCGGCGGATGCGGTTGCTTTCCGGCATGCCCTGCATCGTGCGGCTAATGCGGCTTCCCATGGCTTAAATGAAAAAATCGCCCAGGCGTTAGAGCAATCTCACAAAGACATCGCGCAGCGGCTCTCCACCACAGCCGGCGCTTCGGTGCCTGCCTCGGTGTCAGACACCTCAGGCATGGTGTCAGACACCGTGCCTGACACCATGCGTGGCACCGCATCGGACACTGTTTCCAGCTAGGTTGCGGAAAGCCTTCGCGCGGGCGTTGTAGACTGAGCGGATTATGGAAATCTTTTCAAAAATAGTGGGCACTGGCCGGGCACTACCCGGCGCACCTGTGACCAATGCCGAGCTGGCCAAACGCCTTGCCCAGTCGGGCATTGAAACCTCTGACGAATGGATTCGTGAGCGCACGGGCATTGCCCAGCGGCATATCGCTGCAGACGATGTCAATAGCAGTGATCTCGCGGCCGAGGCGGGCGCAAAAGCCTTGGCAGCTGCTGGCATTGCGCCGGCAGATGTTGATCTTGTGATTGTGGCGACCTCAACGCCCGACATGATTTTCCCTTCGACGGCTTGTCTGGTGCAAAAGAAGCTGGGCATCTCGGGTTCGCCTGCCTTTGATGTGCAGGCCGTCTGCAGTGGGTTTGTCTATGCGATGTCGACTGCTGATTTGTATATCAAGGCAGGCAAGGCCAAAAACGCCTTGGTGATTGGTGCCGAAGTGTTTTCGCGCATCATGGATTGGTCGGATCGCACCACCTGTGTGTTGTTTGGTGATGGCGCGGGTGCGGTGGTACTTAAGGCAGATTCAAGCCCCGGCATTTTGGGCCACCGGCTGCATGCCCGTGGTGAATACGAAAACATCCTGCGCACGCCGGGCATGATTTACAACGGCCAGATTAGTGGCCACCCGTTTTTAACCATGGACGGTCAGGCGGTATTTAAGCTGGCAGTGCAAGTCTTAGAGAGCGTGGCCCGTGAAGTTTTAGACGACGTTGGCATGCAGGTGAGCGATATCGATTGGCTCATTCCGCATCAGGCCAATATCCGAATTCTGCAAGCCACAGCGAAACGCCTTGGCATTGATGAATCCAAAGTGGTGGTCACGGTAGATCAGCAGGCGAACACCTCGGCGGCATCGGTGCCGATTGCACTTGATGTCGCGGTACGCGATGGCCGCATCAAATCAGGTCAACGCATCATGCTACAGGGCGTAGGCGGTGGCTTCACCTGGGGCGCAGTATTGGCGCAGATGTAATTTTTACCATCACTAAGACCATGAAAAATCTCGCATTTGTTTTTCCCGGGCAGGGCTCACAGACAGTGGGCATGCTCGCTGGCTTTGCAGGTAACACCGCAGTGGCAGCTGCCATGCAAGAAGCGTCCGACGCCCTTGGCCAAGACTTGTCGGCCCTGATTCACGACGGCCCCGCAGAAGCGCTTAACTTAACGGTGAACACACAGCCCGTCATGCTGGCCAGTTCCATTGCGTTTTATCGCGCATGGCTGGCTGCCGGTGGCGCCACGCCCACATGGGCGGCTGGCCACAGCTTGGGTGAGTATTCTGCGTTAACGGCAGCAGGTGTTTTTTCCTTGGCCGATGCCACCAAGGCCGTGCGTTTTCGTGCCGAGCAGATGCAATCGGCCGTGCCGGTTGGCGTGGGCGGCATGGCGGCAATTCTGGGAATGGACTCTGCCCAAGTGATTGCAGCTTGTGCCGATGCGGCCCAGGGCCAGGTAGTCGAGGCGGTGAACTTTAATGCGCCTGATCAAACCGTTGTGGCCGGTCACAAAGAAGCAGTGGACCGTGTCTGTGCGCTGGTGAAAGAGCGTGGCGCCAAGCGTGCGCTTCCACTTCCTGTGTCCGCACCATTTCATTCCAGTCTGTTGGCGCCAGCCGCGCAAGCCTTGCGCGGGTATCTCTCTGGCATGGCGCTTTCTGCCCCAAAAATTTCAGTCGTGAACAACGTCGATGTCGCCATTGAAACCGACTCGGTACGAATCCAAGACGCACTTTCACGGCAGGCCATGAGCCCTGTTCGCTGGGTGGAAGTCATCCAGTCTTTAGAGAAAAATGGCGTGACCACCATCATCGAGTGTGGCCCGGGCAAAGTCCTGTGCGGGCTTATCAAGCGGATCGCGCCGGCCATCACTACCTTTGCGATCAATGACCAGGCTAGCTTAGACGCTGCGCTGGCGGGCATTGCTTCCCAGTCATAAGGAGCCCCCATGACACAGACCCCCTCTTTAGAAACCCGCGTGGCCCTGGTCACCGGTGCCACCCGTGGCATTGGCCAGGCGATTGCCCAGGCGCTGGGCGCCCAGGGCCATACCGTGATTGGCACGGCCACCTCGGAAGAGGGCGCCGCCAAGATCTCTGCTGACTTGGCTGCCGCCGGCATCAAGGGCGAGGGCCGGGTGCTGCAGGTCAACGATGCCGCTGCCTGCGATGCACTCTTAGAAGATATTTCCGCCAAGTTTGGTGGCATCGGCATTTTGGTCAATAACGCCGGTATCACCCGCGACAACCTGGCCATGCGTATGAAGGACGAAGAATGGGACGCGGTCATTCAAACCAATCTCTCGGCGGTGTTTCGGCTCTCCCGCGGCGTGCTGCGGCCCATGATGAAGGCCCGCTGGGGCCGGATCGTGAATATCACCTCGGTGGTGGGCCAGTCGGGCAACCCTGGGCAGGTGAACTATGCGGCGGCCAAGGCCGGCGTGGCCGGCATGAGCCGGGCGCTAGCCCGCGAGGTGGCTAGCCGTGGGATCACCGTCAATGCCGTGGCGCCGGGCTTTATTGACACCGACATGACCAAGGCCCTGTCAGAAGACCAGATCAAGAGCCTGACCGCACAAATTCCCGCCCAACGTCTTGGAACTCCCCACGATGTGGCGGCATCTGTCGCCTTTTTGTGCTCAGAGGGCGCTTCTTACATTACCGGAATTACCCTGTCGGTCAACGGCGGCATGGTGATGTCCTGATACAATTCGACCACCGTTTTATCCTTTAGGAAGAGGTTCATGGAAGACATTCAAAAGCGCGTTATTGGTATCGTTTCGGAACAACTTGGCGTCAAGATCGAAGACGTCAAAAACGAGTCCAAGTTTGTAGACGACCTGGGCGCTGACTCTCTCGACACCGTCGAACTCGTAATGGCCTTAGAAGATGCCTTCGGCTGTGAAATCCCTGACGAAGAAGCCGAAAAGATCACCACGGTCCAGCAGGCGATCGACTACGTCACGACCCACCTGAAAAAGTAAGAAAGTCTCTTGCCGATGAGCGGTCCTTCCTCTCTGGGCGCCGCGGGTCGGCGCCGTGTAGTGGTTACCGGCCTTGGGTGCGTCTCCCCAGTGGGAAATAGCATCCAGGCCGCGTGGCAGCAGGTTCTTGCCGGAAAGTCCGGCATCGCCACTGTCACCAAATTCGACCACTCCAGCCTGCCGGTTCACTTTGCCGGCGAGGTTAAAGATTTCAATATTGAAGACTATCTGCCCGCCAAAGAGGCGCGGCACATGGATACCTTTATCCATTACGGCATTGCCGCTGGTCTTCAAGCCCTGGACGACTCTGGCCTGCAGGTCACCGAAGCCAATGCAGAGCGGATCGGCGCCTTTGTGGGGTCCGGAATTGGGGGCCTGCCGCTGATCGAAGAGACCCATGCGGAATACACCAACCGCGGTGCCCGCCGCATCTCCCCATTTTTTGTGCCAGGCTCGATCATCAACATGATCTCTGGCCACATCAGCATTCTGCGCAACCTAAAGGGCCCCAATATCGCTGCGGTAACCGCCTGCACCACAGGCCTGCACAGCATTGGTCTGGCCATGCGCCTGATCCAATACGGCGATGCCGATGCCATGTTGGCGGGCGGTGCCGAGTCCACCATTTCCCCGCTGGGCATTGGTGGGTTCGCAGCGGCGCGGGCACTTTCTACCCGTAACGACGACCCAGCGACCGCATCCCGGCCGTGGGACAAAGACCGCGATGGCTTTGTGCTGGGCGAGGGCGCGGGCGTCCTCATGCTAGAAGAATACGAACACGCCAAGGCGCGTGGTGCCAAGATCTACTGTGAGTTGTCTGGTTTTGGCATGTCTGGGGATGCCTTCCACATGACCGCACCGAACATGGACGGCCCGCGCCGTTGCATGGTCAATGCCCTGAAAGATGCGGGCATCTCGGCCGATCAGGTGAACTATGTCAACGCCCACGGCACATCCACCCCTCTGGGCGATAAAAACGAGACCGAGGCGATCAAGGCAGCCCTGGGTGAGCAGGCCAAAAAAATCGTGGTGAACTCGACCAAGTCGATGACCGGCCATCTTCTGGGTGGTGCTGGCGGCCTGGAGTCCGTTTTCACGGTCTTGGCCCTGCACCATCAGAAGAGCCCGCCCACCATCAACATCTTTAACCAAGATCCAGAGTGCGATCTGGATTACTGCGCCAATACCGCCCGTGATCTGAAGATCGATGTGGCTGTGAAGAACAACTTTGGCTTTGGGGGCACCAACGGCACTGTGGTCTTTCGCCGCATTTAAGGCGACCAGGGCAGGGTGGCGTAAAGGGTGATCAATCAGAAAGAGGCCGACGCCCAGCTGGTCGAGCGGGTTCAAAACGGCGATCAGCGTGCCTTTGAGTTGCTGGTCGTCAAGTATGAACGCCGGGTCCTTCGGCTGATTTCCCGGCTGGTCCGAGACCCTGCCGAGGCCGAGGAAGTCGCCCAAGAGGCCTTTATCAAGGCTTACCGGGCCCTGCCCCAATTCCGTGGAGACAGTGCCTTTTACACCTGGCTCTACCGGATCGCCGTTAACACGGCAAAAAACTACCTCGCGGCCCAGGGCCGTCGGCCCCGGACCATCTCCGAGTTCCAAGGCGATGAGGACGGGGAATCTTTTGATGTTTCCGATGTCGTAGAGGACAACAACACGCCTGATGCGGTGCTTCACAGCCGCCAGGTGGCCGAAACCGTGAACAAGGCCATCGAGGCCCTGCCAGAGGACCTGCGTACAGCAATCACCCTGCGGGAAATTGAGGGCCTGAGCTACGAAGAGATTGCCGCAGCGATGGATTGCCCGATCGGTACGGTGCGGTCAAGAATCTTCCGTGCCCGTGAGGCCATCGCGCAGCAGCTGCGGCCGTTATTGGGAACGAATGAAGGAAAACGTTGGTAGAGCCGTGATGAAGAATTCAATAACAATAATTTCAGTTCAAGTCGCTTGGTTTCAGGGAGCCAGACCATGAGTCAGTTTGAAAAACTCTCCTCTTTTATGGACGGAGAAACAGAGCAGTCCAGTGCCAGTGTGTCGGCAGCAGAAATCCTGGAAGACTCTGAAAGCCGGCAGCGTTGGCAGGATTGGCATCTGATTGGTGATGTCATGCGCAGCAACTCCCTTGCAACCAAGTCTTCAGTGGCCAACAAAATAGCCCAGCAGTTGGAATTCGAACCCATTCATTTCCCGCGCGCCACTGCCGTGAAAAAACCAGTGGCTCGTCGGCCTCGGCTCGTCTACGGTTCGGCAATTGCTGCGGCGATTGCCTTTGTCGCGGTGATCGCGGTGGCCCCCCAGATGCAGCAGACGGGTATCACTGGGCTGATTGCGGGCCAATTTGGTGGCGGTGCCGCCATGACAGCCAAGCTTGATCAGCCGGCCACCCCCGTCATGCTCGAAGATCCGCGCCTGCGCGATCTTCTTGACGCGCATGGGTCCATGTCCATTCGCCCTGTTTCGGCCGAGGTTCGGTAATGATGCTGCGGGGTGCGCTTGCGATTAGCCTGTCGTTGGGTCTTGCCAGCTTTGGGGTTCAGGCCGCCGACCCGTTGGATGCCACGTCGGCAAAGGTCATCATTGACCGTATTCAGGCCGCAGGCAACAGCCTCGTTTTCACCGGCACCTTTGTGCATCAGCAAGACACGGTGCTGCACACCTCAAAGATTGTGCAGCGTATCGATTCGCGACAGCCTGTGACCAAAGTCCAGTCGCTCGAAGGCCATCAGCGTGAAATTATCAAAACACCGGCCGAGACCCGCGTTTACATGGCCGAGCGTCAGCTGGTAAAGGTCGATCAGACCGGCCAACCCCGTGCGGCATTTCCTGCAATGTTTGTAGGCGAGTCAGCCAGCATTGTTCGTAACTACGACATGGTCAAGGGCGGCTCCATGCGAATCGCCGATGTCGATGCCCAGGAATATCAACTCAAGCCGAAGTTTGACTCGCGTTGGCCCATTCGCTTCTGGGTAGATAAGCGCAGCGGTCTGGTGGTGAAGTGCCAAAAACTTGGCAGTGATGGCCGTGCAGTAGAGCAGGCCGCTTTTACAGAACTCAATCTCAATGCGCGGCCCTCTGCTGCAAGCGTGGCCGTATCGTTTGCCGGGGCCCGGCAGTGGGAAACCCACGACGCATCGCTAAGCCCATTGGCCGCACCGCCACTACTGAAGTTCAAGCCCGAAACACTCAAGGGCTTTGATCTGGTGGGTGTGTATCAAAAGCCACAAAACGCATCAAACGACACGATCGAGACACGTCGCTATGTCTTCTCCGATGGTGTCGCCTTTGTATCTGTGTTTATTCAGCCGAAATCATCGGGGCCGCTCACGGATCGTGCCCGCCGTAAGGGGGCGCTGTCCATGTTGTCTCGTGAGATTCAAAACGCCTGGGTCACCGTCATTGGTGATCTTCCGCCCGAAGCCGTAAATCAATTTGCCCAAACTATCGAATGGAAATGAGAGCCATGAAGTCCCGTTTTGTATCTACGTTGTTCGCGGCAATGATGGTCACACCGCTCATTTCTGTGCCTGTGTTGGCGCAGCCGGGTACTCAGCCCAGCGCTGCTGCAGTTCGGGGTCTGCCTGACTTTGCGGATCTGGTGGAGTCGGCTGGCCCTGCGGTGGTCAACATCCGCACGATCGAAAAAGTCAAAGTTCAGCAGGCCCAGCAGCCACAGTTTCCCGAACTCGATGAAAACGATCCCTTCTACGAATTCTTTCGTCGATTCTTTCCGCCCCGCGGTGCGCCCCGTGGTGGTCCACGCAACCAGGGCCCCGAAGAAGTGCCACGTGGCGTGGGTAGCGGATTCGTGGTGTCTTCTGATGGTTTTATTCTGACCAATCACCACGTTGTCGATGGCGCTGATGAAATTCTGGTCACGCTTGCAGATAAGCGTGAATTCAAGGCGCGGCTGATTGGCTCTGACCGTCGTACCGATGTGGCCTTGGTCAAAATTCCGGCCACCAATCTCCCTTCTTTAAAGGCGGGGGACCCGAATAAGCTGCGGGTGGGCGAGTGGGTCTTGGCGATCGGTTCGCCTTTTGGCTTGGAAAACACCGTGACGGCCGGCATTGTCAGTGCCAAGGGCCGTGACACCGGGGACTATCTGCCGTTTATCCAGACTGATGTCGCCGTGAACCCAGGTAACTCGGGCGGTCCGCTACTGAATATGCGTGGCGAAGTTATCGGCATTAACTCGCAGATCTACAGCCGCACCGGCGGCTTCATGGGCATCTCGTTTGCCATTCCTATTGATGAAGCCAATCGCGTCGCGGATCAACTTCGCACACAGGGCCGGGTGACCCGTGGCCGAATTGGTGTTGGTATTGGTGAAGTCACCAAAGAAGTTGCCGATGCCCTGGGGCTGTCACGCACCTCGGGTGCCTTGGTGCGTAGCGTCGAGGCCTCGGGTCCCGCAGAGCGTGCCGGCATCGAGCCGGGCGACATTATTCTGCGGTTTGATGGCAAGGTGATTGAAAAGTCATCTGATCTTCCGCGCATTGTGGGCAACACACGGCCCAATGCAAAAGTCAGCGCACAAGTCTGGCGCAAGGGCCAGACCAAAGACCTCAGCATCACGGTGGCCGAGATGGAACCCGATCGCTTGGCCAAGGCGCCTGCAAAATCAACGCCAGCACCGGCTCAAGTCGCTTCGAGCTGGCTGGGTCTATCGGTGTCGGATTTGACCGATGCCAAACGCAATGAACTGAAGATCAAGGGTGGCGTGCTGGTCGAGGCCGCTGATGGCCCTGCCGCACGGGCAGGCATCCGCCAGGGCGATGTGTTGATCAGTGTCAACAACACGGATGTCAGCACGGCCAAGCAGTTTGGCGAGCTGGTTGGCAAGCTGGATCAGTCGAAGTCTTTGGTGGTGTTGGTCCGTCGCGGTGATGGTGCCTTGTTTATTCCGGTGCGACCCACACAGGCCAAGCCACCCGCAAAAAAATAAATGAACGAAGTGCAGTTCAAAACTTATAACAATAATTCCATGGTGCGTCTTGGAGAACATCCGAAATTTTTCGATTATTGCCCACATAGATCACGGTAAAAGTACGCTCGCAGATCGTATCATTCAGATTTGTGGTGGTTTGTCTGAACGCGAAATGGAATCCCAGGTGTTGGATTCCATGGCGCTTGAGCGCGAGCGTGGCATCACGATCAAGGCCCAGACCGCCGCGCTGAAATACAAAGCGCGCGACGGCAAGGTCTATTCGCTCAACCTGATTGACACCCCGGGCCACGTTGACTTCTCTTATGAAGTCAGCCGCTCGCTGTCGGCCTGCGAGGGCGCGCTCTTGGTGGTGGATGCTTCCCAGGGTGTCGAGGCCCAAACCGTGGCTAACTGCTACACCGCCATTGAGTTGGGTGTGGAAGTCGTGCCGGTGCT
The nucleotide sequence above comes from beta proteobacterium MWH-UniP1. Encoded proteins:
- a CDS encoding beta-ketoacyl-ACP synthase III encodes the protein MEIFSKIVGTGRALPGAPVTNAELAKRLAQSGIETSDEWIRERTGIAQRHIAADDVNSSDLAAEAGAKALAAAGIAPADVDLVIVATSTPDMIFPSTACLVQKKLGISGSPAFDVQAVCSGFVYAMSTADLYIKAGKAKNALVIGAEVFSRIMDWSDRTTCVLFGDGAGAVVLKADSSPGILGHRLHARGEYENILRTPGMIYNGQISGHPFLTMDGQAVFKLAVQVLESVAREVLDDVGMQVSDIDWLIPHQANIRILQATAKRLGIDESKVVVTVDQQANTSAASVPIALDVAVRDGRIKSGQRIMLQGVGGGFTWGAVLAQM
- the acpP gene encoding acyl carrier protein yields the protein MEDIQKRVIGIVSEQLGVKIEDVKNESKFVDDLGADSLDTVELVMALEDAFGCEIPDEEAEKITTVQQAIDYVTTHLKK
- a CDS encoding HAD-IA family hydrolase yields the protein MQSLGAVELVIFDWDGTVVDSTPTITQAILNACRDIGVGVPAEQDASWVIGLGLQDALSRIAPNLSADQQARLTDRFRFHYLSHDKALRPFPGMTAVFDHLKEAGLPLAVATGKSRVGLERAFDATSTRHYFDTSRCADETDPKPAPTMVLEICEELSISPAAALVIGDTTHDILMAQSAGASALAVGYGAHQTQDLLQAKPLGCMQSVTELQNWIRQWITT
- the plsX gene encoding phosphate acyltransferase PlsX encodes the protein MTSQGVCVAVDCMGGDHGLPTTIPAVLAFLGESPENRVLLVGLEPQVSQALAAQSVSASLRSRIEILAADEVVAMDDPPAIALRNKRRSSMRLAIEAVKEGRAQAAISAGNTGALMAIARYVLKTIEGIDRPAIATALPNRTGGVTTMLDLGANVDCSADHLLQFALMGSALVSVIDCKERPSVGLLNVGEEVIKGNDTVKLAGEMLRASHLNFYGNVEGDDIFKGTTDVIVCDGFVGNVALKTSEGLAQMLRSFIKEEFTRTIWTKVMAMIASPVLKRFSRRVDHRRYNGASLLGLRGIVIKSHGSADAVAFRHALHRAANAASHGLNEKIAQALEQSHKDIAQRLSTTAGASVPASVSDTSGMVSDTVPDTMRGTASDTVSS
- a CDS encoding YceD family protein; protein product: MSPKSEHTPETNFRVDLHLSAPVLEKALSLGRLPAKGALGLSALPRLENEVLGVDGPVSWAFAPDAKVPGPGRRRRRWWLTVQAGLVCTCERCLTPVHLSLSTRRGFEFCESAAQADAQSLRLEEAELEADPDIELVDYLSPEDEMTIAKLVEDELLLNLPMAPKHDGCKLPAELAGPGDSGDAVSRGLASAPESAEPEVVRPFLGLKDLLKKR
- the rpmF gene encoding 50S ribosomal protein L32, which encodes MAVQQNKKSPSKRGMHRAHDFLTNPPTAVEPTTGEVHLRHHISPSGYYRGKKVVKTKDVA
- a CDS encoding Maf family nucleotide pyrophosphatase, producing MTTRIILASSSPYRKALLSRLGLPFETLSPDIDESPLSGEGFVDTAIRLAKEKARVISVNAPEAIVIGSDQVACCGDYRLDKPGNAATALEQLQRQRGNVSEFHTAMCVMAEGGKKSFSDVVTIRVKFRSAQELSDAHLKRYIALEQPFDCAGSAKSEGLGITLMESFTGSDPTALVGLPLITLSARLRQLGVDPLAAQ
- a CDS encoding S49 family peptidase, which gives rise to MDNDLIEKVLLANVQEQRRSRRWANFWRFASFSLILLVALFSFFGGGSTSMPHPTTRHTAMINLKGVIASDSKASADVMTASLRDAFENKHAAGIVLRVNSPGGSPVQSGIVFDEIRRLKAIHKDKPVIAVVEDVAASGGYYVAAAADSIYVDKASLVGSIGVRMDGFGFTDAMKKLGVERRLLTAGENKALLDPFLPVDPKQKAAVQSMLGEVHQQFITAVKQGRGDRLKPNPDMFTGMVWTGARSIELGLTDAFGTVDSVARDVIKAEEVVDYTLQPTLAERLADRFGAGLGDAVAKAMLRWSIY
- the fabG gene encoding 3-oxoacyl-ACP reductase FabG; its protein translation is MTQTPSLETRVALVTGATRGIGQAIAQALGAQGHTVIGTATSEEGAAKISADLAAAGIKGEGRVLQVNDAAACDALLEDISAKFGGIGILVNNAGITRDNLAMRMKDEEWDAVIQTNLSAVFRLSRGVLRPMMKARWGRIVNITSVVGQSGNPGQVNYAAAKAGVAGMSRALAREVASRGITVNAVAPGFIDTDMTKALSEDQIKSLTAQIPAQRLGTPHDVAASVAFLCSEGASYITGITLSVNGGMVMS
- the fabD gene encoding ACP S-malonyltransferase, giving the protein MKNLAFVFPGQGSQTVGMLAGFAGNTAVAAAMQEASDALGQDLSALIHDGPAEALNLTVNTQPVMLASSIAFYRAWLAAGGATPTWAAGHSLGEYSALTAAGVFSLADATKAVRFRAEQMQSAVPVGVGGMAAILGMDSAQVIAACADAAQGQVVEAVNFNAPDQTVVAGHKEAVDRVCALVKERGAKRALPLPVSAPFHSSLLAPAAQALRGYLSGMALSAPKISVVNNVDVAIETDSVRIQDALSRQAMSPVRWVEVIQSLEKNGVTTIIECGPGKVLCGLIKRIAPAITTFAINDQASLDAALAGIASQS